Proteins from one Bradyrhizobium amphicarpaeae genomic window:
- the obgE gene encoding GTPase ObgE: MKFLDEAKVYIRSGDGGNGCVAFRREKFIEFGGPSGGNGGRGGNVIIEVADGLNTLIDYRYQQHFKAQKGENGSGSDRHGANGKNIVLKVPLGTQIFDEDRETLIHDFTDVGEKFVLAEGGNGGFGNAHFKTSTNRAPRNANPGQVGEERWIWLRLKLIADAGLVGLPNAGKSTFLSKVSAAKPKIADYPFTTLHPQLGVVNADGREFVLADIPGLIEGAHEGTGLGDRFLGHVERCRVLLHLIDATCEHAGKAYKTVRTELDAYGGQLTDKIEIVALNKIDAVEPDELKKQKERLKRAAKKTPLLLSAVTGDGVKEALRALVAVIGDAPVSAKAKSTAEAEPWSA, from the coding sequence ATGAAATTCCTCGACGAAGCAAAGGTCTATATCCGCTCCGGTGACGGCGGGAACGGCTGCGTGGCGTTCCGCCGCGAGAAGTTCATCGAATTCGGCGGTCCCTCCGGCGGCAATGGCGGCCGCGGCGGCAACGTCATCATCGAGGTCGCCGACGGCCTCAACACGCTGATCGACTACCGCTACCAGCAGCACTTCAAGGCCCAGAAGGGCGAGAACGGCTCGGGTTCGGACCGCCACGGCGCCAACGGCAAGAACATCGTGCTGAAGGTGCCGCTGGGCACGCAGATCTTCGACGAGGATCGCGAGACCCTGATCCACGACTTCACCGATGTCGGCGAAAAGTTCGTGCTGGCCGAGGGCGGCAATGGCGGCTTCGGCAACGCGCATTTCAAGACCTCGACCAATCGCGCGCCGCGCAACGCCAATCCCGGCCAGGTGGGCGAGGAGCGCTGGATCTGGCTGCGGCTGAAACTGATTGCCGATGCCGGCCTCGTCGGCCTGCCCAATGCCGGCAAGTCGACCTTCCTGTCCAAGGTCAGCGCCGCCAAGCCGAAGATTGCCGACTATCCCTTCACCACGCTGCATCCGCAGCTCGGCGTCGTGAACGCCGACGGCCGCGAATTCGTGCTCGCCGACATTCCCGGCCTGATCGAGGGCGCGCATGAAGGCACCGGCCTCGGCGACCGCTTCCTCGGCCATGTCGAGCGCTGCCGCGTGCTGCTGCACCTGATCGACGCCACCTGCGAGCATGCCGGCAAGGCCTACAAGACGGTCCGGACGGAGCTCGACGCCTATGGCGGGCAGCTCACCGACAAGATCGAGATCGTCGCGCTGAACAAGATCGACGCGGTCGAACCGGACGAGCTCAAGAAGCAGAAGGAGCGCTTGAAGCGCGCCGCCAAGAAGACGCCGCTGCTGCTGTCGGCGGTCACCGGCGACGGCGTCAAGGAAGCGCTGCGTGCGCTCGTCGCGGTGATCGGCGATGCCCCGGTGTCGGCCAAGGCCAAGAGCACGGCCGAAGCGGAGCCGTGGTCGGCGTGA
- a CDS encoding MaoC family dehydratase: MADFDPTQHRMIPAQRWFEDFVVGERFVIPSRTQTPAIFAAFQTASGDTHPVHYDVEYCRSRGMPHLLAHGFQTLIHTAPGAGLFPFMVEESLVGFLEQSSRFLKPVFADDTIYPALEVTELVPGRTTGAVTLRSTVFNQRKELVLEGLQKFLIRRRPAG, from the coding sequence ATGGCCGATTTCGATCCGACCCAGCATCGCATGATCCCGGCGCAGCGCTGGTTTGAGGATTTCGTCGTCGGCGAGCGCTTCGTGATCCCGAGCCGGACGCAGACCCCGGCGATCTTCGCCGCGTTCCAGACCGCGAGCGGCGACACCCATCCGGTGCATTACGATGTCGAATATTGCCGCAGCCGCGGCATGCCGCATCTGCTCGCCCACGGCTTCCAGACCCTGATCCACACCGCACCCGGCGCCGGCCTGTTTCCGTTCATGGTCGAGGAGTCCCTGGTCGGCTTCCTCGAACAGTCAAGCCGGTTCCTCAAGCCCGTGTTTGCCGACGACACGATCTACCCCGCGCTCGAGGTCACCGAGCTGGTGCCGGGCCGCACCACTGGCGCGGTGACGCTGCGCAGCACCGTGTTCAACCAGCGCAAGGAGCTGGTGCTGGAGGGACTACAGAAATTCCTGATCCGGCGCCGGCCGGCCGGTTAA
- a CDS encoding DMT family transporter — translation MPLFKNLSAYDDRSARLAGIGLMVLSIFMFSFGDAMGKFLVGTYSVGQLLFLRACAALLLLSPLIWTQRHQFLQLERPGLQLFRVVLSTLEVAAFFLATVYLPLADVITYYLAGPIFVTAMSAIFLREKVGWRRWTAILIGFCGVLIALRPSAQTVSLPALIALGGSLSFATLMLITRSLRKTPDIVMASSQFVGTFSLGAVLSAFNWVPPTAGSLVIFATAGLISVTALFCVNRSLKLAPASVVVPYQYSMIVWAVIFGFVVFGDVPSMATLVGAAIIIGAGFYIYLRERDLGRPSEEVNPPA, via the coding sequence ATGCCCCTCTTCAAAAACCTCTCCGCCTATGACGATCGCTCCGCGCGCCTCGCCGGCATCGGGCTGATGGTGCTGTCGATCTTCATGTTCTCGTTCGGCGACGCCATGGGCAAGTTCCTGGTGGGCACCTATTCGGTGGGACAATTGCTGTTCCTGCGCGCCTGCGCGGCGCTGCTGCTGCTGTCGCCGCTGATCTGGACGCAGCGTCACCAGTTCCTGCAGCTGGAGCGGCCGGGCCTGCAGCTGTTTCGCGTCGTGCTGTCGACGCTGGAAGTCGCCGCCTTCTTCCTTGCGACCGTCTATCTGCCGCTCGCCGACGTCATCACCTATTATCTCGCCGGCCCCATCTTCGTCACCGCGATGTCGGCGATCTTCTTGAGGGAGAAGGTCGGTTGGCGGCGCTGGACTGCGATCCTGATCGGCTTCTGCGGCGTGCTGATCGCGCTGCGCCCGTCGGCGCAGACCGTCAGCCTGCCGGCGCTGATCGCGCTCGGCGGCAGCCTCTCTTTCGCGACCCTGATGCTGATTACGCGCAGCCTGCGCAAGACGCCCGATATCGTGATGGCGTCCTCGCAATTCGTCGGCACGTTTTCGCTCGGCGCGGTGCTGTCGGCGTTCAACTGGGTGCCGCCGACGGCCGGCAGCCTCGTGATCTTCGCCACCGCCGGGCTGATCTCGGTGACGGCGCTGTTCTGCGTCAACCGCTCGCTGAAGCTGGCGCCGGCCAGCGTCGTGGTGCCCTATCAATATTCGATGATCGTCTGGGCCGTGATCTTCGGCTTCGTCGTGTTCGGCGACGTGCCGTCGATGGCCACGCTCGTCGGCGCCGCCATCATCATCGGCGCCGGGTTCTACATTTACCTGCGCGAGCGGGATCTCGGGCGCCCGAGTGAGGAAGTGAATCCGCCGGCATAG
- a CDS encoding GNAT family N-acetyltransferase codes for MLQDFSSATLAEARPSVVATERLTLRRPTLADVRTIAHLANDRRVAENTRRLPHPYSQDDAVAFIRATASLGAETVFLIEHDSGPVGMVGIDCSTPGNAELGYWLGVAHWGRGFATEAARGAIDFFFEEFEDEHLYAGARVTNPASRNVLEKCGFQWSGVQLHRFLALGSSTPVDCFRLSRGVWSSLKSWSSARRMR; via the coding sequence ATGTTGCAGGATTTCTCGAGCGCGACCCTGGCCGAGGCGAGACCCAGCGTCGTCGCCACCGAACGGCTGACCTTGCGGCGACCGACGCTGGCCGACGTCAGGACCATCGCCCACCTCGCCAACGACCGCCGCGTCGCCGAAAACACCCGCCGCCTGCCGCATCCCTATTCGCAGGACGACGCGGTCGCATTCATCCGCGCCACGGCTTCGCTCGGAGCTGAGACCGTGTTCCTGATCGAGCACGATTCGGGGCCGGTCGGCATGGTCGGCATCGATTGCTCGACGCCCGGGAATGCCGAGCTCGGCTACTGGCTCGGCGTCGCGCATTGGGGCCGCGGCTTTGCCACCGAAGCCGCGCGCGGCGCGATCGACTTCTTCTTCGAGGAGTTCGAGGACGAGCACCTCTATGCCGGCGCGCGCGTCACCAACCCGGCCTCGCGCAACGTGCTGGAGAAGTGCGGCTTCCAGTGGAGCGGCGTGCAGCTGCATCGCTTCCTGGCGCTGGGCTCGTCCACGCCGGTCGACTGCTTCCGCCTCTCGCGCGGGGTGTGGTCGTCGCTGAAGAGCTGGAGCAGCGCGCGAAGGATGAGGTAG
- the rpmA gene encoding 50S ribosomal protein L27, producing the protein MAHKKAGGSSRNGRDSKGKRLGIKAFGGEVVIPGNIIARQRGTTWHPGLNVGMGTDHTLFAKIEGRVTFQAKANGRTFVSVLPLAEAAE; encoded by the coding sequence ATGGCTCACAAAAAAGCAGGCGGTTCATCGCGCAACGGACGCGATTCCAAGGGCAAGCGCCTCGGCATCAAGGCGTTCGGCGGCGAAGTCGTGATTCCCGGCAACATCATCGCACGTCAGCGCGGCACCACCTGGCATCCCGGCCTTAATGTCGGCATGGGCACGGACCACACTCTGTTCGCCAAGATCGAGGGTCGCGTCACGTTCCAGGCCAAAGCCAATGGCCGCACTTTCGTATCGGTGCTCCCGCTCGCAGAGGCGGCTGAATAG
- the rplU gene encoding 50S ribosomal protein L21, which translates to MFAVIKTGGKQYRVVPDDVLEVGKIEGEVGSIIQLGEVLVLGGDTPTLGVPTVAGASVAVEVLDHKRGPKVIAFKKRRRKNSRRKRGYRDEITVLRISEILTDGAKPTKGPRPKREKVVKEPAAEAAE; encoded by the coding sequence ATGTTCGCAGTCATCAAAACCGGCGGCAAGCAATACCGCGTCGTGCCGGATGATGTTCTCGAAGTAGGCAAGATCGAAGGCGAAGTCGGCTCGATCATCCAGCTGGGCGAAGTCCTGGTGCTCGGCGGCGACACGCCGACCCTGGGCGTTCCGACGGTGGCCGGCGCGTCCGTCGCGGTCGAGGTGCTCGACCACAAGCGCGGCCCCAAGGTCATCGCGTTCAAGAAGCGCCGCCGCAAGAATTCGCGCCGCAAGCGCGGCTATCGCGACGAGATCACGGTGCTCCGCATCTCCGAGATCCTGACCGACGGCGCCAAGCCCACCAAGGGCCCGCGTCCGAAGCGGGAGAAGGTGGTGAAGGAGCCGGCAGCGGAAGCCGCCGAGTAA
- a CDS encoding ROK family protein, with translation MATDELVKTTTGIAHHGSARLPSVEIDGFNIELKDEDGFLGDRASRGAFREILERWRKPLRKTGEDPFGKEPSEEISKKTLDAILVGDDVEAWAVVHSAIEDFAQELAYVTRRFLKSKAWAKTERIVVGGGFRDSRLGELAIARTEIILKSEDFKIDLVPIRHHPDEAGLIGALHLAPSWIFEAHDSILAVDIGGTNIRCGLVETGWKKAKDLSKAKVVHSDLWRHADDEPTREGAVKRLTKMLKGLITEAEKEGYKLAPFIGIACPGVINADGSIEKGAQNLPGNWESSKFNLPASLIEGIPEIGEHDTAILMHNDGVVQGLSEVPFMQDVDRWGVLTIGTGLGNARFTNRRKENGKDKDSAENGKKKAKDKKDD, from the coding sequence ATGGCAACGGACGAACTGGTCAAGACGACGACGGGCATCGCCCATCACGGATCCGCGCGGCTGCCGTCGGTGGAGATCGACGGCTTCAACATCGAGTTGAAGGACGAGGACGGCTTTCTCGGCGACCGCGCCAGCAGGGGCGCCTTCCGCGAGATCCTCGAGCGCTGGCGCAAGCCGCTGCGCAAGACCGGCGAGGACCCGTTCGGCAAGGAGCCGAGCGAGGAGATCAGCAAGAAGACGCTGGATGCCATCCTGGTCGGCGACGACGTCGAGGCCTGGGCTGTGGTGCACAGCGCCATCGAGGATTTCGCCCAGGAGCTCGCCTATGTCACCCGGCGCTTCCTCAAGAGCAAGGCGTGGGCCAAGACCGAGCGCATCGTGGTCGGCGGCGGCTTCCGCGATTCCCGGCTCGGCGAGCTCGCGATCGCGCGCACCGAGATCATCCTGAAGTCCGAGGACTTCAAGATCGACCTGGTGCCGATCCGCCATCATCCCGACGAAGCCGGCCTGATCGGCGCGCTGCACCTGGCGCCGTCCTGGATCTTCGAGGCCCATGACAGCATCCTCGCCGTCGACATCGGCGGCACCAACATCCGCTGCGGCCTGGTCGAAACCGGCTGGAAGAAGGCCAAGGACCTCTCGAAGGCCAAGGTCGTGCATTCCGATCTGTGGCGCCATGCCGACGACGAGCCGACGCGCGAAGGCGCGGTGAAGCGCCTCACCAAGATGCTGAAGGGGCTGATCACCGAAGCCGAGAAGGAGGGCTACAAGCTCGCGCCCTTCATCGGCATCGCCTGTCCCGGCGTGATCAATGCCGACGGCTCGATCGAGAAGGGCGCGCAGAACCTGCCCGGCAATTGGGAGAGCAGCAAGTTCAACCTGCCCGCGAGCCTGATCGAGGGCATTCCTGAGATCGGCGAGCACGACACCGCGATCCTGATGCACAATGACGGCGTTGTGCAGGGCCTCTCCGAGGTGCCGTTCATGCAGGACGTCGATCGCTGGGGCGTGCTCACCATCGGCACCGGCCTCGGCAACGCCCGCTTCACCAACCGCCGCAAGGAGAACGGCAAGGACAAGGACTCCGCCGAGAACGGCAAGAAAAAAGCCAAGGACAAGAAGGACGACTAG